From a region of the Mercurialis annua linkage group LG1-X, ddMerAnnu1.2, whole genome shotgun sequence genome:
- the LOC126668609 gene encoding uncharacterized protein LOC126668609: MLIFSAKMASFSGLGIGLSLVFGCLLLAFVAEIYYLLWWKKRVTITTTRELIEDEDNYSFFHLICWRKPNSIGDNSSQERLRDQSINRQEHEQDLELGAAKDLLIKAFSTENQESVEAELMRLHNLAGPPRFLFTINEETKEDLESDDGRSRKGSRTKSLSDILLTVDTTPFLTPLASPRLNPSLLDCYHNQGFNPLFESSSLSVEAEINRLRSSPPPKFKFLRDAEEKLFRKLMEESEKKTVTEEITVTEGSFLGFIVGKNKERISSSAQVLPLASSPSTTFRQVDKNLNVL, from the coding sequence ATGCTAATTTTCTCAGCAAAAATGGCGTCTTTTAGCGGATTAGGAATTGGGTTAAGCTTAGTCTTCGGCTGTCTTCTTCTAGCATTCGTAGCAGAGATTTACTATTTGCTATGGTGGAAAAAAAGAGTTACAATTACAACGACTAGAGAACTCATAGAAGATGAAGATAATTACagttttttccatttaatttgCTGGAGAAAACCCAATTCAATCGGCGACAACTCATCTCAAGAAAGATTGCGAGATCAATCAATCAATCGGCAAGAACACGAACAAGATTTAGAATTAGGAGCAGCCAAGGATTTGCTGATTAAAGCGTTTAGTACCGAAAATCAAGAAAGTGTAGAAGCGGAGCTCATGAGACTGCACAATCTCGCCGGCCCGCCGAGATTTCTGTTCACCATTAACGAAGAAACTAAAGAAGATTTGGAATCCGACGACGGAAGATCAAGAAAAGGGTCGAGAACTAAGAGTTTGAGTGATATTTTATTAACAGTCGACACGACGCCGTTTCTTACTCCGTTAGCTTCTCCGCGTTTGAATCCGAGTCTTTTAGATTGTTATCATAACCAGGGGTTTAATCCTCTGTTCGAGTCTTCATCGTTATCAGTTGAGGCGGAGATTAACAGGCTGAGATCGTCGCCGCCGCCGAAATTCAAGTTCTTGAGAGACGCGGAGGAGAAATTGTTCAGAAAATTAATGGAAGAATCTGAGAAGAAGACGGTAACGGAGGAGATAACGGTGACGGAAGGGTCATTTTTAGGATTCATTGTGGGGAAAAATAAGGAAAGAATCTCAAGCTCTGCTCAGGTATTGCCGTTGGCTTCTTCACCTAGTACGACATTTAGACAAGTAGACAAGAATCTCAAtgttctttaa